One region of Mycobacterium riyadhense genomic DNA includes:
- a CDS encoding WhiB family transcriptional regulator, with the protein MSAPTVPKRRQPALPCHVGDPDLWFADTPADLERAKTLCVNCPVRRQCLAAALERGEPWGVWGGEIFERGSIVSRKRPRGRPRKFAA; encoded by the coding sequence ATGTCGGCCCCGACAGTCCCCAAACGAAGGCAGCCGGCCCTGCCATGTCACGTCGGTGACCCCGACCTGTGGTTCGCCGACACCCCCGCGGACCTGGAGCGGGCCAAGACGCTGTGCGTCAACTGTCCCGTCCGGCGTCAGTGCCTGGCCGCGGCCCTCGAGCGGGGCGAACCCTGGGGTGTGTGGGGCGGCGAAATATTCGAGCGGGGCTCAATCGTCAGCCGCAAACGTCCGCGCGGACGACCACGCAAGTTCGCTGCATAG
- a CDS encoding TOMM precursor leader peptide-binding protein, whose protein sequence is MPGVTYSLDPAMPVLLRPDGAVQVGWDPRRAVLVRPPRGLTAAGLAALLRSMRSPIPLAELQRQAADGGLVDGDDVANLVAQLVGAGVANGRHRDSDARSASIRVHGRGPLSDLLIQALRCSGARIGHSSQPHAAVTHTTVDLVVLSDYLVADPRLVRDLHNDGVPHLPVRVRDGTGLVGPLVIPGATSCLSCADLHRSDRDAAWPAIAAQLRDTVGVADRATLLATAALALSQVNRVIAAVRGQETATDPPSALNATLEFDLNAGSIVARRWTKHPLCSC, encoded by the coding sequence ATGCCCGGGGTGACGTATTCGCTGGATCCGGCGATGCCCGTGCTGCTGCGGCCGGACGGTGCGGTACAGGTGGGCTGGGATCCCCGCCGCGCCGTGCTGGTCCGTCCACCACGTGGTCTGACCGCGGCGGGTTTGGCCGCGCTGCTGCGGTCCATGCGATCGCCGATTCCGCTAGCTGAGCTGCAGCGCCAAGCCGCCGACGGCGGATTGGTGGATGGTGACGACGTGGCGAATCTCGTCGCGCAACTGGTTGGTGCCGGTGTAGCCAACGGCCGACACCGGGACTCCGATGCCCGGTCGGCGTCGATCCGGGTGCATGGTCGTGGGCCGTTGTCGGACCTGCTCATACAGGCGCTGCGCTGCTCGGGGGCGCGCATTGGGCACAGCAGCCAGCCTCATGCTGCGGTGACTCACACCACCGTGGACCTGGTGGTGTTGTCGGACTACCTTGTTGCCGATCCGCGCCTGGTTCGGGATCTGCACAATGACGGCGTGCCGCATCTTCCCGTTCGGGTTCGTGACGGTACCGGGCTGGTCGGACCGCTGGTCATTCCCGGCGCGACCAGCTGCCTGAGCTGCGCGGACCTGCACCGCAGCGACCGTGACGCCGCGTGGCCGGCGATCGCCGCCCAATTGCGAGACACCGTCGGAGTGGCAGACCGGGCCACCCTCCTAGCGACTGCGGCGTTGGCACTCAGCCAGGTGAACCGGGTGATCGCAGCGGTACGCGGGCAGGAGACGGCGACCGATCCACCGTCTGCGTTGAACGCGACTCTCGAGTTCGACCTCAACGCCGGCTCCATCGTGGCGCGGCGGTGGACCAAGCACCCGTTGTGCTCGTGTTGA
- a CDS encoding ATP-dependent DNA helicase UvrD2 — translation MPMVADPLTAGLDDEQREAVLAPRGPVCVLAGAGTGKTRTITHRIAQLVASGHVAAGQVLAVTFTQRAAGEMRNRLRALGAASRTGASVGAVQALTFHAAAHRQLRYFWPRVVGDTRWQLLDTKFAIVARAASRSRLNVSTDDVRDLAGEIEWAKASLIGPEEYPSAVAAAGRDTPLDAAKIADVYAAYEALKVRDENLTLLDFDDLLLHAAAAIENDAAVAEEFRDRYRCFVVDEYQDVTPLQQRVLAAWLGDRDDLTVVGDANQTIYSFTGASPRFLLDFSRRFPDATVVRLERDYRSTPQVVSLANHVIAAARGRVAGSKLKLVGQREPGPAPSFHEHPDEASEAAAVAASINRLIESGTAPAEIAILYRVNAQSEVYEDALTEAGIAYQVRGGEGFFNRQEIKQALLALQRASERDVEGSLPEVVRGILEPLGLTAQEPVGTRARERWEALNALAELVDDEVAQRPQLRLPGLLAELRARADARHPPVVQGVTLASLHAAKGLEWDAVFLVGLVDGTLPISHALAHGPDSERVEEERRLLYVGITRARVYLALSWALARASGGRQSRKPSRFLNGIAPQTRVEPASKSRRNRGAAATRCRICNNALTTPAAVMLRRCESCAGDVDEELLLQLKAWRLDMAKEQKMPPYIIFSDNTLIAIAEMRPTDDAALIAIPGIGARKLEQYGPDVLELVRQSR, via the coding sequence ATGCCAATGGTCGCAGACCCGTTGACCGCAGGGCTGGACGACGAGCAACGCGAAGCTGTGCTGGCTCCGCGCGGGCCGGTATGTGTGCTCGCGGGCGCCGGAACAGGCAAGACCCGCACCATCACGCACCGCATCGCACAGCTCGTCGCCAGCGGACATGTCGCGGCGGGGCAGGTGCTCGCGGTGACATTCACCCAGCGTGCGGCGGGGGAGATGCGCAACCGGTTACGGGCGCTCGGTGCCGCCTCTCGGACCGGTGCCAGCGTCGGCGCCGTACAGGCGTTGACCTTTCACGCGGCCGCACACCGTCAGCTGCGGTATTTCTGGCCGCGGGTGGTCGGTGACACCCGCTGGCAGCTGCTGGACACCAAGTTCGCCATCGTCGCCCGAGCCGCCAGTCGATCCCGGCTGAATGTCAGCACCGATGACGTGCGGGACCTCGCCGGCGAGATCGAGTGGGCTAAGGCGTCGCTGATCGGGCCCGAGGAATACCCGAGCGCAGTCGCGGCCGCCGGCCGGGACACCCCATTGGACGCCGCCAAAATCGCCGACGTCTACGCCGCATATGAAGCGCTCAAGGTCCGCGACGAGAACCTGACCCTGCTCGACTTCGATGACCTGCTGCTGCACGCCGCGGCGGCGATCGAAAACGACGCAGCGGTGGCCGAGGAGTTCCGGGACCGCTACCGCTGTTTCGTCGTCGACGAATACCAGGACGTCACCCCGCTGCAGCAGCGGGTGCTTGCGGCGTGGTTGGGCGATCGAGACGACCTGACCGTCGTCGGCGACGCCAACCAGACAATCTATTCGTTCACCGGGGCCTCGCCGCGCTTCCTGCTCGACTTCTCGCGGCGGTTCCCGGACGCCACGGTCGTGCGCCTAGAGCGCGACTACCGGTCCACACCGCAGGTGGTATCGCTGGCCAACCACGTGATCGCGGCCGCTCGCGGTCGCGTCGCGGGTAGCAAGCTGAAGCTCGTCGGCCAACGTGAGCCCGGTCCGGCCCCGTCGTTCCACGAGCACCCCGACGAGGCATCGGAAGCCGCCGCGGTGGCGGCGTCGATCAACCGGCTGATCGAATCCGGCACTGCGCCAGCCGAAATCGCCATCCTGTATCGGGTCAACGCGCAGTCCGAAGTCTACGAGGACGCGTTGACCGAGGCCGGCATCGCCTATCAGGTCCGCGGCGGCGAGGGGTTTTTCAACCGTCAGGAAATCAAGCAGGCCCTGCTGGCACTGCAGCGCGCTTCGGAACGTGACGTCGAGGGCTCCTTGCCCGAGGTCGTGCGCGGCATCCTGGAGCCGTTGGGCCTGACTGCTCAGGAACCCGTCGGCACCCGCGCCAGGGAGCGTTGGGAGGCGCTCAACGCGCTCGCCGAACTGGTCGACGACGAGGTCGCGCAGCGTCCGCAGCTGCGCCTTCCCGGGTTGCTGGCCGAGCTTCGGGCGCGCGCCGATGCGCGGCACCCACCGGTGGTCCAGGGGGTCACGCTGGCTTCGCTGCACGCGGCCAAGGGACTCGAGTGGGATGCGGTGTTCCTGGTCGGATTGGTCGACGGCACATTGCCCATCTCGCACGCGCTGGCGCATGGCCCCGACAGCGAGCGTGTCGAAGAAGAGCGTCGACTGCTTTATGTCGGAATCACCCGAGCCCGAGTGTATTTGGCGCTCAGCTGGGCGCTAGCGCGGGCTTCGGGCGGGCGTCAGAGCCGCAAGCCGTCGCGATTCCTCAACGGCATTGCGCCGCAGACGCGGGTCGAGCCGGCAAGCAAATCCCGGCGCAACCGAGGCGCGGCGGCGACCCGGTGCCGGATCTGTAACAACGCGCTGACCACGCCGGCGGCCGTCATGCTGCGGCGCTGCGAATCATGTGCCGGCGACGTCGACGAGGAGTTGCTGTTGCAGCTCAAGGCCTGGCGGTTGGACATGGCCAAAGAACAGAAGATGCCGCCCTACATCATCTTTAGTGACAACACCCTGATCGCGATCGCCGAGATGCGGCCCACCGACGACGCGGCCCTGATCGCGATTCCAGGGATCGGCGCCCGCAAGCTCGAGCAGTACGGGCCCGACGTGTTGGAGCTGGTTCGACAATCGCGCTGA
- a CDS encoding zinc-dependent metalloprotease: MGTVGVMGDLPFGFSSGEDPDRDKRGKNDPGSGSGANPFGQGGEFDMADLGQLFTRLGEMFGGVGTAMAAGKASGPVNYDLARQVASSSIGFIAPIPATTNSAIADAVHLAETWLDGVSAIPAGTTKAVGWSPTDWVDNTLETWKRLCDPMAQQISTVWASSLPEQAKSMAGPLLSMMSQMGGIAFGSQLGQALGRLSREVLTSTDIGLPLGPKGIGALLPDAVESFASGLEQPRSEILTFLAAREAAHHRLFSHVPWLSSQLLGAVEAYAMGMKIDMTGIEELARDFNPASLADPAAMEQLLSQGVFEPKATPAQTQALERLETLLALIEGWVQTVVTDALGERIPGTAALAETLRRRRASGGPAEQTFATLVGLELRPRKLREAGSLWERLTQAAGMDARDGVWQHPDLLPDADDLDDPAGFIDRVVGGDTSGIDEAIALLEQDRDDDGDEDGPVDN; encoded by the coding sequence GTGGGTACCGTTGGGGTTATGGGTGACCTGCCGTTCGGCTTCTCCTCCGGAGAGGACCCCGACCGCGACAAGCGCGGCAAGAACGACCCTGGCTCGGGCTCAGGCGCTAACCCGTTCGGTCAAGGTGGGGAATTTGACATGGCCGACCTGGGACAGCTGTTCACCCGCCTAGGGGAGATGTTCGGCGGTGTAGGTACCGCGATGGCCGCGGGCAAAGCTTCGGGCCCGGTCAACTACGACTTGGCCCGGCAAGTCGCGTCGAGCTCGATCGGGTTCATCGCGCCCATCCCGGCCACAACCAACTCCGCGATAGCCGACGCAGTGCACCTTGCCGAGACCTGGCTCGATGGGGTGTCCGCGATACCTGCCGGCACCACCAAAGCGGTGGGCTGGAGCCCCACCGACTGGGTCGACAACACGTTGGAGACCTGGAAGCGGCTGTGCGACCCGATGGCCCAGCAGATCTCGACGGTGTGGGCGTCGTCGCTGCCGGAACAGGCCAAGAGCATGGCCGGCCCACTGCTGTCGATGATGTCGCAGATGGGCGGCATTGCATTCGGATCGCAGCTGGGCCAGGCCCTCGGCCGATTGTCTCGCGAAGTGCTGACCTCCACCGACATCGGTCTTCCGCTGGGACCCAAGGGGATAGGCGCACTCCTGCCGGATGCCGTCGAATCGTTCGCCTCGGGACTCGAGCAGCCGCGCAGCGAGATCTTGACATTCCTGGCCGCCCGCGAAGCCGCGCATCACCGGCTGTTCAGCCACGTTCCCTGGCTGTCCAGCCAGCTGCTGGGCGCCGTCGAGGCCTACGCCATGGGTATGAAAATTGACATGACCGGGATCGAGGAGCTGGCCCGCGATTTCAACCCGGCCTCGCTGGCCGATCCTGCCGCCATGGAACAGCTGCTGAGCCAAGGCGTGTTCGAGCCGAAAGCGACGCCGGCGCAAACACAGGCCCTCGAGCGGCTCGAGACGCTGCTCGCCCTGATCGAGGGCTGGGTTCAGACGGTGGTGACCGACGCGTTGGGTGAGCGGATTCCCGGCACCGCCGCACTGGCCGAGACGCTTCGCCGGCGCCGGGCCAGCGGCGGCCCCGCGGAGCAAACGTTCGCGACCCTGGTGGGTTTGGAGCTACGGCCGCGCAAGCTGCGCGAGGCCGGCTCACTGTGGGAACGGCTGACACAGGCGGCCGGTATGGATGCCCGCGACGGTGTCTGGCAGCACCCGGACCTGCTGCCCGACGCCGATGATCTCGATGACCCGGCCGGGTTCATCGACCGGGTCGTCGGCGGCGACACCAGCGGTATCGACGAGGCGATCGCCCTACTTGAGCAAGACCGCGACGACGACGGCGACGAAGACGGCCCTGTGGATAACTGA
- a CDS encoding YlbL family protein, producing MNRRILTLMVALVPIVAFGVLLAAVTVPFVSLGPGPTFDTLGEVDGKQVVQIEGTQTHPTSGHLNMTTVSQRDDLSLGEALTLWLSGQEQLVPRDLVYPPGKSRDEVDKENNADFKRSEDSAEYAALGYLKYPEAVTVATVTDPGPSAGKLKAGDAIDAVNGTPVANVEQFTGLLKKTKPGQVVTIDFRRKNEPAGIAEITLGTNKDRDYGFMGVAVLDAPWAPFVVNFNLANIGGPSAGLMFSLAVVDKLTTGELVGSTFVAGTGTISVDGKVGPIGGITHKMAAARAAGATVFLVPAKNCYEASSDDPPGLRLVKVETLSQAVDALHALRSGAPTPSC from the coding sequence GTGAACAGGCGGATTTTGACCTTGATGGTCGCGCTGGTGCCGATCGTGGCCTTCGGTGTGTTGCTTGCGGCGGTGACGGTGCCGTTTGTGTCACTGGGCCCCGGACCAACGTTTGACACCCTCGGCGAGGTCGATGGCAAGCAGGTAGTCCAGATTGAGGGAACCCAAACCCACCCGACATCGGGTCATCTCAACATGACGACGGTGTCCCAGCGCGACGATTTGTCGCTGGGTGAAGCCTTGACCCTGTGGCTCTCGGGTCAAGAGCAGCTGGTGCCGCGCGACCTCGTCTACCCGCCCGGCAAGTCGCGCGACGAAGTCGATAAGGAAAATAACGCGGACTTCAAGCGGTCCGAGGACAGCGCGGAGTATGCGGCACTGGGATATCTGAAATATCCGGAAGCGGTCACCGTAGCCACGGTAACCGACCCCGGTCCCTCGGCGGGCAAGCTGAAGGCCGGTGATGCCATCGATGCCGTCAATGGCACTCCGGTGGCCAACGTCGAGCAGTTCACGGGGTTGCTGAAAAAGACCAAGCCCGGCCAGGTGGTGACGATCGACTTCCGGCGCAAGAACGAGCCGGCCGGCATCGCGGAGATTACGTTGGGCACCAACAAAGATCGTGACTACGGTTTTATGGGCGTCGCGGTGCTTGACGCGCCATGGGCGCCCTTCGTCGTCAACTTCAACCTCGCCAACATAGGCGGACCCTCGGCCGGATTGATGTTCAGTCTGGCCGTTGTCGACAAGCTCACCACCGGCGAGCTGGTCGGGTCGACGTTTGTCGCAGGCACCGGCACTATCTCCGTCGACGGCAAGGTGGGGCCCATCGGCGGGATCACGCACAAGATGGCGGCCGCCCGCGCGGCCGGTGCCACGGTGTTTCTGGTGCCCGCCAAGAACTGTTACGAGGCGAGCTCCGACGACCCGCCGGGCTTGCGGTTGGTGAAGGTCGAGACCCTCAGCCAAGCGGTGGACGCGTTGCACGCATTGCGGTCCGGGGCTCCGACGCCGAGTTGCTAG
- a CDS encoding ABC1 kinase family protein, with the protein MDDGCVTDIKRGRAARNAKLASLPVGMAGRAALGFGKRLTGKSKDEVNAELMEKAANQLFTVLGELKGGAMKVGQALSVMEAAIPEQFGEPYREALTKLQKDAPPLSASKVHRVLDAQLGTKWRARFSSFDDTPVASASIGQVHKAVWSDGREVAVKIQYPGADEALRADLKTMQRMVGVLKQLSPGADVQGVVDELIERTEMELDYRLEADNQRAFAKAYQGHPRFLVPHIVASAPKVVIQEWIDGVPMSQIIRDGTPEQRDLMGTLLLELTFDAPRRLGMLHGDAHPGNFMLLPEGRMGVIDFGAVAPLPGGYPIELGMTIRLARDKNYDLLLPTMEKAGFIQRGQQVSVREIDEMLRQYVEPIEVEVFHYTRKWLQRMTVSQIDRSMAQIRTARQMDLPPKLALPMRVIASVAAMLCQLDAHVPIKALSEELIPGFAEPDTAVV; encoded by the coding sequence ATGGATGATGGGTGTGTGACAGACATCAAGCGTGGCCGTGCGGCCCGCAACGCGAAGCTGGCCAGCCTGCCGGTCGGCATGGCCGGCCGGGCAGCACTCGGCTTCGGTAAACGGCTCACCGGAAAGTCGAAAGACGAGGTCAACGCCGAGCTGATGGAGAAGGCCGCCAACCAGCTCTTCACCGTCCTGGGCGAGCTCAAGGGCGGGGCAATGAAGGTCGGACAGGCGCTGTCCGTAATGGAAGCCGCCATTCCCGAGCAATTCGGCGAGCCCTACCGCGAGGCACTGACCAAGCTGCAGAAAGACGCCCCGCCGCTGTCCGCAAGCAAGGTGCACCGAGTGCTCGACGCTCAGCTGGGCACGAAGTGGCGCGCGCGGTTCAGTTCCTTCGACGACACCCCGGTGGCCTCGGCCAGCATCGGCCAGGTGCACAAAGCGGTGTGGTCCGACGGCCGCGAGGTGGCCGTCAAGATCCAGTACCCCGGCGCCGACGAGGCACTTCGTGCCGACCTCAAGACCATGCAACGCATGGTCGGCGTGCTCAAGCAACTCTCACCGGGCGCCGACGTCCAGGGCGTGGTTGACGAGCTGATCGAACGCACCGAGATGGAACTCGACTACCGGCTGGAAGCCGACAACCAGCGCGCCTTCGCCAAGGCGTATCAAGGCCACCCACGCTTCTTGGTGCCGCACATCGTGGCCAGCGCCCCCAAAGTCGTGATCCAGGAGTGGATCGACGGCGTACCGATGTCGCAAATCATTCGCGACGGGACACCCGAACAGCGTGACCTGATGGGCACACTGCTGCTGGAGCTCACCTTCGACGCGCCGCGCCGATTGGGGATGTTGCATGGCGATGCCCACCCGGGAAATTTCATGCTGCTGCCCGAAGGCCGGATGGGCGTCATCGACTTCGGCGCGGTCGCGCCCTTGCCCGGGGGCTATCCCATCGAGCTAGGAATGACCATTCGCTTGGCCCGGGACAAAAACTACGACCTACTGTTGCCGACCATGGAAAAGGCCGGGTTCATCCAGCGAGGACAACAGGTCTCCGTCCGCGAGATCGACGAGATGCTGCGCCAATACGTCGAACCCATCGAGGTCGAGGTCTTCCACTACACCCGCAAGTGGTTGCAGCGGATGACCGTCAGCCAGATCGACCGCTCGATGGCCCAGATCCGGACGGCGCGCCAAATGGACCTACCGCCCAAGCTGGCACTTCCGATGCGGGTGATCGCGTCGGTGGCCGCGATGCTGTGCCAGCTGGACGCGCATGTGCCGATCAAGGCCCTGTCCGAGGAGCTGATCCCGGGGTTCGCCGAACCCGATACGGCGGTCGTCTAA
- a CDS encoding ISKra4 family transposase has protein sequence MELAIRTAMTRLGASLLGRLLAADTGHRGPRIDCSAGHAAEFVGYRTKTIQTVLGPVELRRAYYHCGGCGRGLVPRDDVLGVTGASLSPGLRRMVARAGAAQPFATASDLLAELAGIRLNPKRIERSAENDGAAVAARIAAESAAIAARRVRVLPPAVLPDKLYLAIDGTGVPMVPAATTGRAGKAPDGRARTREVKLAALFTQTTVDTDGRPVRDPDSTSYLASFAPVAEFTTLVAAEARRRGADAIRQLVVLGDGAPWIWNLATAILPAATPIVDLYHAREHLHALAAHLTGVLGDEHLDWLAARLADLDAGDIETLVTQTERLLPQLPDDTAHQTARALPYFKTNAHRMRYAYFRAHGMFVGSGVVEAGCKSLVGQRLKLSGMRWNIPGATGILTLRCQQASGRFDRIWTQPHNQIAAHATA, from the coding sequence GTGGAGCTGGCGATCCGCACCGCGATGACCCGGCTCGGTGCCTCGCTGCTAGGCCGATTGCTGGCCGCCGACACCGGCCACCGCGGACCCCGGATCGACTGCAGTGCAGGTCATGCGGCCGAGTTCGTCGGCTACCGGACCAAGACGATCCAGACCGTGCTGGGGCCGGTCGAACTGCGCCGCGCCTACTACCACTGCGGCGGGTGCGGGCGCGGCCTCGTTCCGCGTGACGACGTGCTCGGTGTTACCGGGGCGTCGCTGTCGCCGGGACTGCGCCGGATGGTGGCCCGCGCCGGGGCCGCGCAACCGTTCGCCACCGCGTCCGACCTGCTCGCTGAGCTGGCCGGAATCCGGTTGAACCCCAAGCGGATCGAACGCAGCGCCGAAAACGACGGTGCCGCCGTCGCGGCGCGCATCGCCGCCGAGTCGGCCGCCATCGCGGCCCGCCGGGTGCGCGTGCTGCCACCGGCGGTGCTGCCCGACAAGCTCTACCTCGCCATCGACGGCACCGGCGTGCCGATGGTGCCCGCCGCCACCACCGGGCGTGCCGGCAAGGCCCCCGACGGGCGGGCCCGCACCCGCGAGGTCAAACTCGCCGCCCTGTTCACCCAGACCACCGTCGACACCGACGGCCGGCCAGTGCGCGACCCGGACTCCACCAGCTACCTGGCCAGCTTCGCCCCCGTGGCCGAATTCACCACCCTGGTGGCGGCCGAGGCCCGCCGCCGCGGCGCCGATGCCATCCGCCAACTGGTCGTCCTCGGCGACGGCGCGCCCTGGATCTGGAACCTGGCCACCGCGATCCTGCCCGCGGCCACCCCGATCGTGGACCTCTACCACGCCCGCGAACACCTGCACGCCCTCGCCGCGCACCTCACCGGCGTCCTCGGCGATGAGCACCTGGACTGGTTGGCCGCCCGCCTGGCCGACCTCGACGCCGGCGACATCGAAACCCTGGTCACCCAAACCGAGCGGCTCCTGCCGCAACTACCAGACGACACCGCCCACCAGACGGCAAGAGCACTGCCGTACTTCAAGACCAACGCCCACCGGATGCGCTACGCCTACTTCCGCGCACACGGCATGTTCGTCGGCTCCGGAGTCGTCGAGGCCGGCTGCAAATCCCTCGTCGGCCAGCGACTGAAACTGTCCGGCATGCGCTGGAACATCCCCGGCGCCACCGGCATCCTCACCCTGCGCTGCCAACAGGCCAGCGGTCGCTTCGACCGCATCTGGACCCAGCCGCACAACCAGATCGCCGCCCACGCCACCGCATGA